In Streptomyces sp. B21-105, the genomic window ACGCCGGCCCTCCACAGCGGGGTGTACCAGTCCCTCACCAGGTCCTGGAAGCGGAGTTCACCGCTGGGCTGGGAGGGCAGTTCCACGGCCCAGCGGGCGTTCCAGTCCCAGACGACGGCGACCCGGGCGGGGCTGGTGCTGCCGCGGACTTCGGCGAGGGCGCGCAGATCGGCTCCGAGCTGGACGACGTCCTGCCAGATCCGGCTGTCGGTGCCCGCGTGGGGCAGCATCGCCGAGTGCCACTGCTCGGCCCCCGCCTTCGCGGCGCGCCACTGGAAGTAGGCGATGCCGTCGGCGCCGTGCGCGACGTGGGCGAGCGCGTTGCGGCGCATCTCGCCGGGGTTCTTGGCCCGGTTGACGGGCTGCCAGTTGATGGCTCCGGTGGAGTGTTCCATGAGCAGCCAGGGCTGTCCGCCGGCCAGGGAGCGGACCAGGTCGCCGCAGAGAGCGACGTCGGTCTCCGACTCCGGGTCGGTGGAGAGCAGGTAGTGGTCGTTGGAGACGATGTCCAGCTCGGGGGCCCAGCGCCAGTAGTCCATGGCGTCGAAGTTGTGCATCACCATGAAGTTGGTGGTGGCGGGGATGTCCGGGGCGGCGCGGCGGAGCACGTCGCGCTCGGCGGTGAACAGCGAGAGCAGTTCGTCCGAGCAGAAGCGGCGCCAGTCCAGCCGGTGCGCGGGGTTGGGGTCGGCGCCGGTGGCGCGGGGCGGGATGATCTCCTCCCAGTCGTAGTACCACTGGCTCCAGAAGGCGGTGCCCCAGGCGTCGTTGAGCGCGTTCAGGTCGTTGCCGTACTTCGCCTTCAGCCAGGGACGGAAGGCGGCGGCGCTGGTGTCGCAGAAGCATTCGGCGTTGTGGCAGCCGTACTCGTTGTGGACGTGCCACATCGTCACGGCCGGGTGGTCGGCGTAGCGCTCGGCGAGGGCGCCCGCGATGCGCAGCGCCGCGGTGCGGTAGGCGGGGCTGGACGGGCAGAACGTCTGGCGGCTGCCGTACGACAGCGTGCGCCCGTCGCGGTCCACCGGCAGCGCCTCGGGGTGGGCGCGGAAGAACCAGGCGGGCGGGGCGGCTGTGGGGGTGGCGAGGTCGGCGGCGATGCCGTTCTCGTGGAGCAGATCCAGGATCTTGTCCATGCGGGAGAAGTCGTAGACGCCTTCGGACGGCTCGAGCAGGGCCCAGGAGAAGATGCCGACGCTGACCATGGTGACCCCGGCCTCGCGCATCAGGGCCATGTCCTGGGCCCACACCTCCTCGGGCCACTGCTCGGGGTTGTAGTCACCGCCGTAGGCGATGCCGGGAATGCGAAGACGGCGTGCGGTGCTCACTGGTGGTGCTCCGGGAGATAGCAGAGACAGGTGACGTGAGGGGGGTCAGCCCTTGTTGGCGCCCAGGGTGAGGCCGCTGACGAACTGCCGCTGGAGCACGAAGTACACGATCAGGGTGGGGATCGCGGTGAGCAGGGCGCCGGCAGCGACGAGGTTGGGGTCGGTGAAGTACTGGCCGGAGAGGTTGTTCAGCGCCGAGGTGATCGGCATGTTCTCGCCGGTGGAGATCAGGACGAGGGCCCAGAAGAAGTCGTTGTAGATCCAGATGGACAGCAACGTGGCCAGGGCCGCCATCGCGGGCTTGCACAGGGGCAGCACGATCTGCCAGTACAGGCGCCACACGGAGGCCCCGTCGACGAGGGCGGCCTCGGTCAGCTCGTGCGGCAGCGAGCGCATGTAGTTGGCCAGCACGAAGGCGCAGAAGCCGGACTGGAACGCCACGTGGATCAGCACCAGGCCCAGCGCCGAGTCGTACAGCTTGCCGCTCATGGTGATGCCGGGCAGGTCGATCAGCAGGTACAGGCGGTACAGCGGGGTGATGATGACCTGCTGCGGGAGCAGGTTGCCGGCCGTGAACACGAGCAGCAGGAACAGGTTGACCCGAAAGTCGAAGCGGCTGACGTAGAAGGCGACCATCGACGACAGGAACAGCGTCAGCAGCACCGCCGGGACCGCGATGAGCAGCGTGTTCCCGAAGTAGTGCAGCATGTCCGACTGCTCGAACGCGTTCGTGAAGTTGTCGAGGCTCAGTTCGTCGGGCCAGGAGACGTAGCCCTTGGCGCTGGTCTCGGCGTACGGCCGCATCGCCGCGTACATCGCCCACAACAGGGGCGCGAGCCAGGCCAGGGCGCATCCGGCGAGGAAGACGTGCAGCAGGATCCGGGCTGGGCGGACGGGGGTGCGCTGCTTTGCGA contains:
- a CDS encoding carbohydrate ABC transporter permease, which translates into the protein MSTVSALAKQRTPVRPARILLHVFLAGCALAWLAPLLWAMYAAMRPYAETSAKGYVSWPDELSLDNFTNAFEQSDMLHYFGNTLLIAVPAVLLTLFLSSMVAFYVSRFDFRVNLFLLLVFTAGNLLPQQVIITPLYRLYLLIDLPGITMSGKLYDSALGLVLIHVAFQSGFCAFVLANYMRSLPHELTEAALVDGASVWRLYWQIVLPLCKPAMAALATLLSIWIYNDFFWALVLISTGENMPITSALNNLSGQYFTDPNLVAAGALLTAIPTLIVYFVLQRQFVSGLTLGANKG
- a CDS encoding beta-galactosidase; this translates as MSTARRLRIPGIAYGGDYNPEQWPEEVWAQDMALMREAGVTMVSVGIFSWALLEPSEGVYDFSRMDKILDLLHENGIAADLATPTAAPPAWFFRAHPEALPVDRDGRTLSYGSRQTFCPSSPAYRTAALRIAGALAERYADHPAVTMWHVHNEYGCHNAECFCDTSAAAFRPWLKAKYGNDLNALNDAWGTAFWSQWYYDWEEIIPPRATGADPNPAHRLDWRRFCSDELLSLFTAERDVLRRAAPDIPATTNFMVMHNFDAMDYWRWAPELDIVSNDHYLLSTDPESETDVALCGDLVRSLAGGQPWLLMEHSTGAINWQPVNRAKNPGEMRRNALAHVAHGADGIAYFQWRAAKAGAEQWHSAMLPHAGTDSRIWQDVVQLGADLRALAEVRGSTSPARVAVVWDWNARWAVELPSQPSGELRFQDLVRDWYTPLWRAGVAVDFVRPDSPDLDRYRLVLAPSLYLVDEAGATNLAAFVEHGGTLAVGFHSGAVDENCHARLGGYPGAFRELLGVRGDELFPLLPGVQVGLTGQVPRDATADLWTERLRLAGAEAVATYADGPLAGVPAITRHAYGSGTAWYLATHPDPATLAAVLERIVEEAGVRPEHGVPAGVEAVRRRGADADYLFLIDHAGHGAEIPAEGIELLTGKPVVGSVTVPEGGVAVVREPMTEPSGG